In Oceanidesulfovibrio indonesiensis, the sequence TGACAAAGAACGCACCGGACGTGGCTGGTTCGTTTCCGGCTCTGCTGGCGGCAATTATGCAGGACTCCTCGGCAATTCTCTCCCGAATGCGCCGCATGTAGGCGTTCACGGTATTCCGGGAAAATCCCAGCTCCCTGGCTATTCGCGCGGCTTCCATGTCCATGGCAAAAAGTCCGACAAGGCGGATGAAGTCTCGCTGCGACAGCTTTGCTCTGCCCACGTATTTGTTCTTCAGCGCCATCACGTTTTCCGATAGTATCGCAACTTTAACATAAAATACTAATATAACAAGACAAAACACCAAAACTTTGCGCCCGTGAATTCCTCTTCTTGTCTTGAGGGGATAGCGAGAGCATATTTCTTATGTCAAACAAGGAACAATGTAGCAATACAGGGGATCACACCAGCAGCATCCGCATGGATTGGAGCGCGTCGCAAACACTGCAAGCGCTTCGATTCATTACGCACTAAAGGCACGTACAAGCGCAGCAGACAAACAGATCAGGGTTATGAATTCATGAAATCCATACCTGTCCAGGAAGCCGTCGGTTCCGTGCTGTGCCATGACATCACGCAGATCGTACCAGGCGAGTTCAAAGGCCGCGCATTCAAGCGCGGTCACATCATCCGCTCGGAGGATGTGGCGACACTCCTCAACCTGGGCAAAGAGCACATCTACGTATTCGACCTTGCCGAGGGATACGTCCACGAGGACGATGCAGCCGTACGCATCGCCACGGCCGTGGCCGGCAACGGCATCATCCTGTCGGAAACGTCCGAGGGCCGGGTCAACCTCTTCGCCGACATTGACGGTCTCGTCCGCGTAAACGCCAAGGCGTTGCACGCCATGAACGCCGTGGACGAAATCGTGATCGCGACCATCCACAACAATCAGCAGGTGCACAAAGGCCGTCCGCTGGCAGGCGCACGTGTGGTGCCGCTGGCCGTCCGCGAGGAAAAGGTCCGGCACATCGAGGCCATCTGCCGCTCCAATGCACCCATCGTCACGGTGCTGCCTTTCCAGCATCTGCATGTGGGCGTGGTGACCACGGGCAGCGAGGTCTACCACGGCCGCATCAAGGACCGCTTCGGACCGGTGATCCGGCGAAAGTTCGGCGAGTTGGGCTGCTCGATCATCGACCAGGTGTTCGTTCCGGACGACGTGGACATGACCGTGTCCGCCATCAACGATCTTTTGAAGCGCGGCGCGTCCATGATCGCCGTCACGGGCGGCATGTCCGTGGACCCGGACGATCGCACGCCCAGCGCCATACGCGCTGCCGGAGGCCAGGTCGTCACCTACGGCGCGCCGACATTTCCCGGCGCCATGTTCATGCTTGCCTATCTGGGCAACGTGCCGGTCGTCGGGCTGCCCGGCTGCGTTATGTATGCGCGCAGCAGCATTTTCGACCTCGTGGTTCCGCGCATCGTAGCGGGCGAGGTCGTCACTCGGGAGGACATCGTGGCTTTGGGCCACGGTGGGTACTGCGCTGGATGCGCCGAATGCCGCTACCCCAACTGCGCATTCGGCAAAGGCGCATGACACAGGAAACACGGAAGGCGGCGTATCGTAAGGAGTATGTCTTTGTGGGGATCAATCCATGGAATTCCGAAACAGAACGATCGACAGGGCTGTTTCGATGATCAACCCATGGCGTCCGGGCAGCGTCTGGCAGCGTTGTTCCTTTGTAGACCGGACGCCGGAAACAACCACAGGCAGCGTTGTTTTGTTGAT encodes:
- a CDS encoding molybdopterin-binding protein, producing MKSIPVQEAVGSVLCHDITQIVPGEFKGRAFKRGHIIRSEDVATLLNLGKEHIYVFDLAEGYVHEDDAAVRIATAVAGNGIILSETSEGRVNLFADIDGLVRVNAKALHAMNAVDEIVIATIHNNQQVHKGRPLAGARVVPLAVREEKVRHIEAICRSNAPIVTVLPFQHLHVGVVTTGSEVYHGRIKDRFGPVIRRKFGELGCSIIDQVFVPDDVDMTVSAINDLLKRGASMIAVTGGMSVDPDDRTPSAIRAAGGQVVTYGAPTFPGAMFMLAYLGNVPVVGLPGCVMYARSSIFDLVVPRIVAGEVVTREDIVALGHGGYCAGCAECRYPNCAFGKGA